A window of Branchiostoma floridae strain S238N-H82 chromosome 9, Bfl_VNyyK, whole genome shotgun sequence genomic DNA:
AAACTACGCTTATGCCGTCGCGATTATTCACGTTTTGGACGTCGAAGGATATCCGCCTGTTTACAACAGAAGCTGTGAAACTGACCGAAGCAACCTGGTGTCGGACAAATTGATAAACATTACCGAATCTTCGGACTGGATCGGACGAGATTCGACTGGATCACCGGTCCTCAGTTCTGCGTCCAACTTTAACAAGCATTATGACTCCGAATTACATCACAACGATCTACTTCAGTTCAAAACTGACAGTGGCATCTGTGATATGGAATTTACGGTCATTTTAGAGACTCCACGCAAAGTAGAAGAGTTGAAGAAGATGTACAACGCAGGATTAAAAAGCATGTCATGTCTTTCACCCGCTTCACATGCGACCATTGACTTTGAACTGACTAAAACATCTAATCTTTCCTCACAAGCAACACTATTTCAGAGTGAGAAAGACACATATCTGATAATAGGACACGTaagaaatatatatacaatactGCCTTTGGACTTCAATTGTGTCGCACATGTACCATCAAAATCAACCATCTTTATCTTTAATAGTTTTAGGGGTGGAACCCTTTCTGTGTCATTCAATGCAGTAGTGGCTGGCTGTGCAGCAGGACGGTACGGTGGGAGGTGTGAGAAGGACTGCATCTGTAAGAACGGCGCGCGGTGTCACAGTTTCAACGGAGCCTGTCTGTGCACACCTGGCTGGAAAGGTGTGGCCTGTGATATCCCAACTCCTGACGTCTTCATTCGCGCCATACCACAGGAAAGAAATTACGTCAGTGGTAACCTAACCTTAGTTTGTACGGCTGTGAATGTGGAGAATATCTCAATCGTGACCATAACATTTCGCTCGACATACACCAATATGACCGAAACGCTAGTTGAGGACACGGCGAATACAACAGAATATCAGATACATTTCCTGAACTCAAGCAGCAATGGCGTGTACGTGTGTTCTGTTACCATAATGGATGGAACCACACATCAGGACAGGTATGTACTGAATGTCTCTGAATGTCCTCCGAACAGGTACGGGGAACATTGTGAGAAACTTTGTGACTGTGAGAATGGCGGACGGTGTGAACGGTTGAAGGGCTGCGTGTGTGTTCCTGGTTGGACGGATGCCAAGTGTAACACGTCATGCCCTGCCGGCACATTTGGACAGGACTGTCAAGAACACTGTCGATGTAACGGAACAGAACTGTGTGATCCTGTCAATGGAACGTGCAACTTGTGTAGAGGAGAAACGTGCACAGAAACGGGAAGATCTACTGGCGCCGGCAGACGGAATTCAGATGAACTGTATGCACtgtcaggtttgtttgttgtgccAATAGCTTTTATGGCAGGTGTGATTATTTGCAGGAAGAAATGGCGACAGACAGTGAAAGAAATGGGAACCTATCTCCTCAATCAGTCTGAACAGGCGGAAGAAATGCACAATCTGATAAGTCGTGACACGATCGACAAAGTGTCACGATGGGAACTGAAGGAAGACGATCTGGTTTTGGAGAGGTTGGTCGGACAGGGATGTTTCGGAAACGTAGTTTTAGCCCGACTGAACATTCCTGATGCAGAACCAGTCATGGTAGCCGCTAAGTCCGTGTCTGCTGCCCGGCTGGAGCAGGAAGGAGACGCCCAGTGGCACCGCGACTTTTACCGGGAAGCCGACATCCTCATCACCGTACACGAGCACGCTGAGGTGACGGACGGTGAGGAGCGGCCTGTCCACCCCAACATAGTCCGGCTGTACGGGGTGATCACCGAGTCACGACCCAAGCGAATCGTCCTGGAGTACGCTGCCCAAGGCGACCTCTTGGCTTATTTGAGGAAGTCACGAGATATTCCCAACATCACGCTGAAGGATCTAGTGGGCCTGGCCGTCGGTGTGGCACGCGCGCTACAGGAGCTGGAAGTCTTACAAATCGTGCATCGCGACGTGGCCGCCAGGAACGTCCTTGTGACGGACGACAATGTGGCCAAGCTGGCAGACTTCGGTCTAGCCCGTGACGTCTACACGGACACGATGTACGTGCGTACCCACCAGGCCGGGCGCGATGAGCCGCTGCCGTTGAAGTGGATGTCGCTAGAGGCCCTTCGTGACGGCGAGTACACCTGTCAGAGTGATGTGTGGTCGTttggcgtgctgctgtgggagatcgccacaCGTGGAGAGGAGCCACACTACTCGGACGTGGCACGGCCGTCGTGCCGCCATCTTGTGTGGGTTCTGAAGGAAGGCGGCAGGCTGGAGAGGCCTGACGGGTGCCCCATGGAGCTGTACAGGCTCATGTCAAAGTGCTGGCACGCCAATCCGCACCGTCGGCCCTCGGCAGCCACGATTGAacaaaaactgaacaactttAACCTGTAAACACCAATACAGCTGTTCAGGCATTGACTAGAGAATGCAACTATGACTTACCTTCGCAAATGGAACAAATGTGagaacttgtacatacagtatatacTAGAATAAAGATTCTATTCAAGAACATTTTAGCAATATATGACTTTTTGTCGCAAGAACGCCATGTTAATTCTTATGGCACAGTTTGGCGTATATAACTATTCGACCTGAGAATATCAAGCAATTGTCTGACATGATGTATTTAACGTACACTGTCAGCAAATATTAGACTTTAATTTAGGAACAATGTTTTGCTATCTTTATGAAACATGTTATCTTTTCCGGAAAATTCGGTGGTGTATATTTGGCAGTTTCCAGGATATCCGTTCCTTTCTCCATTAAGATTTATTATGGTGTGATTTAGATGTAAAGATCAAAAGGGACAACCTTATAGTTTTTCTTCTACTATTCTTTTCAGCTATGACATTTCTAACATTGCTACTTTTTTATCAATCTTCCCAGCACATAGCAATGACTGGCATCAAAGCAACCTGTGCTAAGGAAATTATATTCTGATAAATAAACAAGTGACCATAGGTAACATATTCTGTGTCATATTTATGGTTTCCGCCGCATCAGTTGCAACAATATATATCATGCCGATGACAGTCtcagacagacaaataacgacgaacaggaaagaaaacgaagccctgatattactgatagcttaccaggacaaagtatgtacatgtttatcatAACTCTTGCACTGACCAATGCAATAGGTATTCCTCTACCACCACAGCTGTTCTCTGCACAGTAGAGAacacataaccccatatctgcatcacgcaacatctgctttgcAATATCCAATTACCGCAAGGCCTTACGCGCGGAGATAAGGCAGACCTTGAGAAATATACCGAATGACGTAGGGGTGATATCTGAATTATTACATAAATTATAAGAACAGCCACCGGGCGCAACAACGTACATCATCGCGCAACTgagtgcagacgacatgccaaactacatacgaatgcggcaaacggaatataacgttagatatacagatgcgaacactcatcacatccaccgatcacaatactctgtcgtcggaggttaccctccgtcacagagtaattACAGAAACTTATGATTTGGGACCATTCAGTCATGTTTGGACAGCCGCAATACCTTTCTTAACTGCTAGAGGTCGTGCGCTTGTTATTCGCCGGTTGCTTCATCAATTAATCTGATCATCAAAGGTAACCAATGGCAATGGATTTTTTCCCATTGGCTGCCCAAAGTGAGATGGACAAGATTTCAGACATTATATATGAATTTGAATATAAGTCTCCTCCCTGTAACCGTATGGGACCGTTTTTTGACGACAATGTCGAGGAGTTGCACGACCTTGCATTTCTCCGTGTGGACCATTGGAGGGGAATTCAGAGTCGACGCTTTTCTGGCGGCAGTGTTctgtttttgtattttatctaaaGTTTGGAGAACAACGGCCCGCCTCAGCAATCAAAGTCTGATATGCGGTGAGGATGAGTGACTGACTGAGAGTTCTGTTTACTATATTAGAtcatattaggccatgttgatattgATGATATACGCACGcccatcaattttcgtccgttgcCAAAACAAATTCGGACATAAACGACTTgatatatgccgtaaattatcggaaaacgtatagtATACTAAAGTTGTAgaatgtcaaagtcaatttcaaagttgaagatatgaaagaacaaaaatgaagaatctatttaTATTGTTGGGTATGCCATACTTCTCCAACCTACCATAAGGAAGGCAACTTTTTTCGCCAAACTTTTTCTTCGCActctcgcatcagtttttgggttaccagaggatgtcatccatatataatCATTCAACATGGCCTTGCCAGTAACAGTGAACCTATAAAAAACACTTCCCTCCTAGTCCATGCTTGATTATGAGGCACGCGAGCTCTTCACTAAGTTCACAAACAACTTTCACCTGTCTTAAACGTCCCTCAAGCGAAACACACACAACCACCCACCCCCCTCTCATCTTCCACCCCCTCCGCTAGAAAGTTGTTTACAGACGGCGACAGTCTGGGTCGGTCCTTTCAGGGGAATCCTCCAGAACAGTGCGCGGCAATAGGTGCCCGCATGCCGGGTAGAAACTGTATCTGCTGCGCTGTGGAAGAAGTGATCCTTGCGAAACGGTCCATTTATAATTCTAGAGGGACTGTAAGCTATCCTCTAGATGTGTTGTGTAAATAACAGTGGAAAAATTTGGAGAGAAAAACAGACGAGGCTAAGTTTAGATGACAATGGTGGATCCATTATCTACGAGAAAATGTGAAGTATTGACGTATACATACCAATCGTGTACTAAAACTGTCCGTTGAAACAAAAAGACACTGTATGTGTATAACCACAACAGGACGTCCTGGATTTACTTTACTGAAGCTCTTTCGATTTTTAGTGCTGAGCTCTTCGTTGAACATTGTTAAAATGCATTTCTTTAAGATGTAACACGTGTGAGTCATGAAATTCAtaatcaaaagttttttttcttggtgGAATAATAGCTTGTCTTGTATACATCAatataaacatatatacatgtatctatagcATGTCTCGGTCTACACTTATTTATAATAGTTATGAGCTATAAGTATTGTCGGGCAATTTGCGCAGAATTTGCGGCCGAGTTCATTTGATGCCCTTGTGAGTCTGACGTCGCCCTTAAACATTGTAACCTCCATGCATTAATAAATGGAACGACGTCATCCAAGCGTAAGCCGAGCTATCGCGAAATGGCAGGGTTTTGAAGGCTGTCGCTGAGTGATGACCTGGCCCCCGTGCCAACATCGGTTCCACCTCACATCCCCACATTGTAACATCTCCTGCTTGAGCGCACCCGTTTAAACAGGTGTCAGTTCCCAGCTGAAACACCTATCCTCATTTCCCGCCAATTCTCTGTTCGAAGCCCACCTTGCCCTAGAGGCGTTGCCAAGACGACTGGTCTAAGACAAAGGCGAGGTTGTGCCTCATTCACTCAGGCATTCACCGGGTCACACGAGCGCTTTGTCTCGGGGCAACTGCGCATGCAAGGCCGAGGATCGGGTAAACGTAAACCGTTGTAACGTGTAAGGCAATACCGGCAATTGGGTAAAATATTTGGTCGGGGCGGGTCGGCCTATGCCTCACTATAGACACCCGATCCTTTTGTGCGAGAACGGGAAACAAACTTGCCGCTTTCACCGCCAAGAACAACTTGTTTTTTCTACAGCAATCACGGATCCCCATCTCTTTCCCTATCATTAGCACGTATATCCCTGAAAATAGGGTATCTAATTCTAATCTATCCCAACAAGTGGAGTACCAACAATTGCTAGGACACCGTCGGATAGTCGACACCCTGGTCTTTTTCTAGCGTTAGAAATCCAGATTGTTTCGTGGCGTAACCGTACCCGGTCATTCCTCTGCGTAGTTAGGTAGAGGTATCGCTCTTACAAAGATAACAACAATGGAGGAGAGCCATTCAGCTCGCTGATAAGACTGAGAGAATCGGAGTCGGCCGAGTTTATTTGTCCTGCCCGTTTTCACCTCTACCTACGGGTCACCACCAGTGTGAATGGAGAGAAGGGGGATACGCGCCGTGTGGTGACGTTTCGACCAGTTTAACTTTAGTCCTAGGAGCCGACGAACACACGTCAACATCGCTGACTCATCGGAAGGGACCACGAAACGATTTACAGGTACGTTTAGATCGTTTACGACTCATCTCTGCAATATATTTCACTATTCACCATAAGGAATGTGAACAAGATACCAGGTATAAACACAGAGTTCACCTAGACCCTAAACACAAATGCATTACCATCTGGGAAGACTGAAAAGGGAAAGATGCTTTCTAAAACATAGACAGGCGTGTGCTAGCTTGTACGTTACGTTAGAGTTAAGGTGTTCCTCCATTGAGATACACTGTGGTTATCACTTAAAGTAAGtgatatatgatgatgataagttgCCCTTGTCAAAACTGTTGTTAGGAACAGTTTTAATTCCCAAACGTGCCTGTCATAAACCGTTTCAAATCAGGATTGTATAAAATATCATAACCTTCTTTGGCCTTGTTCAGTGCAAGTTACTTCCTAAACCTAGCTCTGGCACATTGtacgtagcctctaccaggctctgcgGATGTTCTGATAGTAGAAATAGACTAATAGAGCCATAGATGGaatagtatgctaggggagtcggccggccagaggagtcagtacGCGACCCACGGATCCCCTAACATGCTACTAAGTATCCCCCCGATTAGTCGAATTTCTTACTATTTGACCACCGATCCacaaagcctggtagaggctacattcTGCGTTCAGCGGCTTCCTACAATTTAAAAACTGGATGATCAAAACAGTATTATAACTCGTTGTCTTGCACAGAAGAGTAAGTAATTTTGAGTGATTAAAATATCTTTACAGGGTAGTTTTACCCTGTTTGCTTTTTCATTGTTCGTATCAAAGCAGCTGTTACTGTAAACTTTCAGGATTTCGGCTGATTCCATGCCTCATTCTGATGTAACAGTAAAGTATTCCAAACTGTGTAACGAGCCAGTTCATCACACAAAAGACGCCTgcttattttctcattttcccCCGTGACGTCAGATGATGAGATGTTCAGTCATTGTATCTACCAAAACATGAACCCCGACAACGTGGTTAACTTTTAACCGTTATATAATGGAGGACTTAGGCCCAGAAGTTCTATACATCATCATTGGGTAATTGTcccataaaaacaaaaaaaaaccaCTGAACTCACTTTAACTGTGTCAGTGTTCGATTCCTTACAACAACACGTACAGCCAGTTACAAATATATTGACAAGTATTGGTCTTCAGAACTGGTTATGCAGTTGAACTTTAACTCGACTTCTTTCCCTAAAATCGTTTCTTAGTGTCATTGATGAAAAAGTGCCCCAACAGCAGAAACTCTCTTAAGTTGAATTTTAAGATTCTCAGACAAATTCCAACAGTTCTTTCAACGaaaaaacattgcaacattGAAAGAGA
This region includes:
- the LOC118423360 gene encoding proto-oncogene tyrosine-protein kinase receptor Ret-like, with the translated sequence MEFTVILETPRKVEELKKMYNAGLKSMSCLSPASHATIDFELTKTSNLSSQATLFQSEKDTYLIIGHVRNIYTILPLDFNCVAHVPSKSTIFIFNSFRGGTLSVSFNAVVAGCAAGRYGGRCEKDCICKNGARCHSFNGACLCTPGWKGVACDIPTPDVFIRAIPQERNYVSGNLTLVCTAVNVENISIVTITFRSTYTNMTETLVEDTANTTEYQIHFLNSSSNGVYVCSVTIMDGTTHQDRYVLNVSECPPNRYGEHCEKLCDCENGGRCERLKGCVCVPGWTDAKCNTSCPAGTFGQDCQEHCRCNGTELCDPVNGTCNLCRGETCTETGRSTGAGRRNSDELYALSGLFVVPIAFMAGVIICRKKWRQTVKEMGTYLLNQSEQAEEMHNLISRDTIDKVSRWELKEDDLVLERLVGQGCFGNVVLARLNIPDAEPVMVAAKSVSAARLEQEGDAQWHRDFYREADILITVHEHAEVTDGEERPVHPNIVRLYGVITESRPKRIVLEYAAQGDLLAYLRKSRDIPNITLKDLVGLAVGVARALQELEVLQIVHRDVAARNVLVTDDNVAKLADFGLARDVYTDTMYVRTHQAGRDEPLPLKWMSLEALRDGEYTCQSDVWSFGVLLWEIATRGEEPHYSDVARPSCRHLVWVLKEGGRLERPDGCPMELYRLMSKCWHANPHRRPSAATIEQKLNNFNL